AACACGACCACTACCGATGAAGATCCTTGCTGCATAATCGAACCAGGAATAGGCAAACCCACCGTGAGCGGAATGGCGCTAGCCACCGGTGATATATACAACGCGGTTAAAAATTACCGGCAGCTAGCGCCTTGCCGCTCAATTTCTGACACGCTATCACTTCCCGGAAACGGCACTCAGCTCTTCCTTACCCCCGTGCTGCGGCAGCAGGCGTTTGGCTTCCTTCAATACGAACTCGGGATCCATAAACGGTTCGTAGCTGATGTCCTGCCAGACGACGTTCCCTTTCGCATCGATAATGAAAGTGCCGTGCAGGGGCTGCTTTTCGAAATCGTCGTAGACATGGAACGACTTAAAGACATCCAGCTTGCTGTTTGAAAACAGCGGGATCGGTAAATCCCCTTTGTCGTAATTCTTGATGGATGTCTTCAGGCCTTCCTGGTCGTCAGTGCTGATCGCCATCAGCGGGAAACCGGCCTGCTCGAACTCCTTGACCATCGGAGCGAATGCCTGCAACTGCTGCGCACAGTGCAGACAGCTGTAACCCAGATAAAAGATCAACACATGCGGCTTGCCCTTGAACTCATCGGAACTGCGGAGCTGGCCTTTCGCGTCTTTGAGCTGCCAGGTCGGAGCAGGGGAGGGTTCCCAGCGGAACGGTCCCAGGGTTTTCAGATCGGGTCGATCGCCGACATCGCTGGCCATTTTGTTTTCAATCCGCCAGTCTCCGGCATAACCGGCTGCCTCGGCGACCGGTGCCAGTCGAGTGAAGAGGGGCACATCCAGGTCGATGGTGGCAGACAGCTTTCTCAGCTTGTCAAACTCTTTCTTCGCCTCTTCCTTCTTGCCGGACTGCCAGAGCAGTTCGACCAGCGTCGCCTGGGGCTGCACTTCATTCTTATGCGAACCGATCAGCTTCCGCAGGGCCTTCTCTGCTTTTTCCGCATCGCCTGATTTCCATTGAACGACAATCAGGTAAACGTCGTCGGCACCACCCGCTTTCTTCAGCAGCTCGTGTCCTTTCTTGAAGTCACCCGCTGCGATCGCCTGGTGCCCCTGCAGGGCATCGATGTGTTTCTGGACTTTCTTGATGCGGGCCACAAATGGCTTGCCCGCTTTTTCTTTTGCCGCTTTAATGTCCTTCTCGGTCGGGGCGGTTTTCTTTTTGGAATCTGCTTTCTCGTCTTTTTTTGCGTCTTTTTTCTCGTCTGTTTTGGGCTCAGACTTTTCGTCCGTCTGTTTGTCGTCGGCTTTCTCGGGATTCTTTACTTTCTGCTCTGCGTCGGCCTCCGCTTTGGTTTTCTCAGTCTCCAGAGTCTCTAACCGTTTCTGCAGTTGCGCGATCACCTGATCTCCCTCGGCAGCGCGACCACTCTGGAAATAAGCCAGTCCCAGGTAACGCAGACGATTCAGCTGTTCGTCTTCCTCTTCAGTCGGCTCCAGGTAAGGTGTCTGGCTGAGTGCGATAATATCGTCCCACAGTTCGTAGGTGCGCAACACCTGCAGCAGACGCATCCGTCCGTACTTGGCGCTCCCCCGTTTTTTGAGTGTGTTGTATTTAGGGTGCTGAGGCAGTGAGATCATATTCTTCGCCAGATCCACAGCATCATGCACGCGACCAATGAAAATCAGGTTGCGGATCAGCCATTCGTTGTTGTGGGCATAGTTGTGAATCTGGTCCGGCATGACCGCATCCCGCATCATGTGGGCGTGGTCCACACGGGCCGAAGCTTCCTGCTGCCAGACCGCATCCTGGTAGCGTTTGAGCCGCGAATAAATGTGACCGGGCATGTGCCACATGTGGGCGATTCCGGGGGAGGACTGACCGCAGTTCGCTGCTGAGGTCAACGCCATCTCCGGCTTGCGATGATCCCACAGATGAATTCGATAGTGGTGGGCGGGGTGCATCGGGTTCTTAGCGAAAATGTCCTGCAGCAGTGCTTCGGCAGCCACATAGCTCGTGCTGGCAGACCGCGATTGATACAGGTGCACCGCCAGGAACGCCTTGGCTTCCAGGTCATCGGGATATTCGATGATCAGGTCTTCCAGCGCTTTGGTATAGGCTTCATTGCGTTCCTTGCTCTTTTTCTTGTCAGCATTGATGTAGTCTTCCAGCGCCTTGATATATTTCTTCTCGCGCGGCGTGATCTTGTCGAGCCGTTTGTTTGCTTCTTCGATGAACCCCTTGGCCCGCTTCTCGTTTTTCAGGTTGCACATCGCAGCGCCCCAGAAGGCCATCGCACAGTCTTTGTCGAGATTGGCTGCATGCCGGAAAGAACGCTCGGCTTCCAGGTACCAGAACCCGTGCAGCTGTCCCAGCCCCTGATCCAGAAACTTCTGTGCTTCCGGATTCTTCACCGTCACATCGAAGTGTACGTCGCCCGTGCCTCCCATCAGGTAAGCCGCCCGCCGCGGTCCCTCGTTGAAGACTTCACCATGATACGAATGGCCCGCCAGCACATCGTCCGACTCGGCAGAGTCCTTGGCGGTCGACTCGGTTTCGGCAGACTTCTCTTTCTTCGCCTCGGTCTTGTCAGCGCTCAACACGGGTTCGGCAGAGAAACAGAACAGGCCAGCGGCTGTGGTCAGGGAGAGGAAATAACGCTGCAGGGATGCGGGGAGGATCAAACTCATAATATTCACTCAGTTGTTTGGAATGATTGAAGCTATGATTCCATCGCGGCGAAAACCGCGCACGTTACGCCATTTTACCCCCGCCGGTTTCGGAATGTCGATCCTCCCCGGCAGAATCGGCGGACAATTACCGGAAAGATGCACTTTGACTGATATCATCGTTTCACACAGGAATTCTGCTTGCCTGATATTAATGTTCAGATTAGCATACCCGGGTTATGGCTCGAGTCTGTTTTACCCCCAACCTGGAACGCCACCTGGCCTGCGCTGCAGCGGAGGTCTCCGGTACTTCCGTACGTGAAGCACTGGACCAGGTGTTTGAAAATCAACAGCAGCTAAGGGGTTACGTTCTCGACGACCAGAATCGGCTGCGGCAGCACATGGTGATTTTTATCGACGGCAAAACCATCGTCGACCGGGTTCATCTCAGCGATGCCGTCTCGCCCGACAGTGAAATTTACGTGATGCAGGCACTCTCCGGCGGTTAATTTAAACCTCTATTCTCGGCTCTCTGAATCTACAAAAGAAAGGTGTCGGCATGAGCGCTCGACTGCACGTCGCCACACGCAAAGGTCTGTTTCATCTCAAACGACACTCCGGGCAATGGTCCATCGGTCGACACGATTTCGAAGGCGCCCACGTCTCGATGTCGTTGCATGATCCCCGTAACGGGATGACCTATGCCGCTTTGAACCACGGACATTTCGGCGTGAAACTGCACCGCAGCAGCGACCAGGGAGCGAACTGGGAAGAACTCACACCTCCCGCTTATCCGGAGGGCGCCGTGAAAGGGGCAGACCCGTTTACCGCCAATGGAGAACCGAAGCCCGCCAGCCTGAATGAAATCTGGGCGCTGGAAACCGGGGGCCGCGATCAGCCCGACCGCCTCTGGTGCGGCACCATTCCCGGCGGACTGTTCCGCTCCGACGATGCCGGCACCAGCTGGCAGCTGGTCGAATCATTGTGGAACGCTCCCGAGCGGATGCAATGGTTCGGCGGTGGCAAAGACGACCCCGGCATTCACTCCATCTGCGTGCATCCGAAGAATAGTCAGCAGGTCGCGGTCGCCATCTCCTGTGGCGGCGTCTGGGTGACCCAGGACGACGGTGCCACCTGGAACTGTCAGACCACCGGCATGTTCGCCGAATACATGCCCCCCGAACAGGCCGATAATCCCAATGTACAGGACCCACACCGCATGGTGCAGTCCCCCTCGCGACCGGACACCTGCTGGGTCCAACATCATAACGGCGTGTTTCGCACCACGGACGGCATTCAATCCTGGCACGCCATCGAAGGCATCCAACCTTCGAAATTCGGTTTCGCCGTCGCGGTCCATCCGCAGCGTCCCGATACTGCCTGGTTCGTTCCCGCGGTCAAAGACGAGAACCGCGTTCCCGTTGGAGGCAAGTTCGTCATCGCCCGCACCACGGACGGCGGCCAGACCTCACAGGTCCTCACCAAAGGCCTCCCAACAGGTAAGAGTTACGACATCGTCTACCGCCACGCCCTGGACGTGGATGACAGCGGCGACGTCCTCGCCGTCGGCAGCACCACCGGGAATCTCTGGATCTCAGAAGACGGCGGCGACTCCTGGCAAACCATCTCCAGCAACCTCCCCCCCATCTACTGCGTAAGGTTCGCCAAGGCGTAGCCAGTTATAGCGAAACTCAATCTGTAAGTTCCGGCAACTTTTTACGCAACCGGGTCAGGCCTGCCGTGGTGACTCGGGTGTCTTTCGTATAAAGTGAACTCAGTCTGGTCAGGCCCTCCAGATGCACCAGACCTGCATCCGTGATCCCGGTCTGATTCAAATTGAGCCGCGTGAGATTCTTGAGAGTCTCTAATTGAACCAGGTCGTCATCAGTCACCGGCGTCTCAGACAATACCAGGATCTGCAACTGAGGAAACTTCGAGATAATTTCTAACCCTGCATTCCCGGCCTGTGTTCCCCCCAGGAAAAGAAATTCCAGCTTTGTGAGCGCATCCAGTTCCTGCAGCCCTGCATCACTGATCTGCGTCTGACTAAGATCCAGGATTCGCAGTGCCTTCAGACCGGCCAGATGTCTCAGACCTGCATCTGTGATTCGGGTCTCGTTCAGGCCAAGCTCATATAGATTGGTTAACTCTCGCAGATGGGCCAGTCCCGTATCCGTCACTTGAGTGCCCGTCAGATAGAGCCCCGTCAGCTGCTTCAGACCCGCAAGATGGATCAACCCTTGATCGCTGACTTGAGTCCAAAAGAGTGTAATGCGCTGCAGGTTGTCAAGCCGCTTCAGATTTATCAGGCCGGCATCACTGATCGCGGTCTCATGTAAATCCAGAAACTCCAATCGGCGCAGGTTCTGAAGATGTTGCAGACCACGATCACTGATCGCGGTATTCCCCAGCACGAGAGTCTCCAACTCTGCGAACCCTTCGAGATGCAACAGTCCCGCATCATTGATACTCGATCCGTTCAGGACCAGTGCTCTCAGTTTGTGCAGACCCGCCAGTTGAGAAAAACCCTTCTCAGAGAACGTAACATCACTCAAATCGATAAGTTTCAGATTCGTCATACGACCGATGGCAGCCAGGTCGGCGTCGCTGAGTTCCTGTTGACGGCAGTCGATTTCGAAGGGCTGCTGGAATGAATCCCAGACCTCTCGACTCACATTCCCCTGAATCCAGTTTTGCCAGGTAGAAGGCAACTGGCCCAGCACCCAATTCGGCTCCGATTCGATCACAATCTCCGGATTCGATTTCAATTGTTGAATTGCCCGGCTGTGCTGGATTCCAGGCACGACAAACAGCACCACCCCCGCCACAACCACCAGCCCGATCCCCCGCCAGACCCACCGCAGGCGGCTTACGCGCTTCTGATTGGGTTTGGGTTGGTCCATAGATTACGCTCCAGCAATAGTGTGCTGTAATTAATATCAGTTCCACCAGGTTAATCACTCAAATTCGGCAACGATTTACGGAGATGAGCAATACCTTCTTCCGTGATCTGTGTTCCGTCATATAAGATTTTTGACAGTGTTGTAATCCCTTTCAGGTGGTCCAGTCCGGCATTACTGACCTTTGTATTTTCAATTTCAAGCCACACCAGCTGTTCCAGTCCCTGCAGATGAACCAGTCCTGCGTTGGAGATTCGTGTCTTGTTAAGATAGAGATCGTACATCGCATTAAAGTCCTTTAAATGAACCAGCCCGGCATCACCGACACGAGTCTCACTTAAATTGATCGCGTAAAGTTTTTTCATCCCTCTCAGATTAACCAGACCAGCGTCCGTAATCTGGGTACCCTCCAAATAAATTTCGTACAGGTTAGTTAACGCTCGCAAATGCGCAAGCCCCTCGTCAGTCACTTGAGTCCCTGATAAATCGAGAACTTCCAGTTGATGCAGATTCTGCAGATAAACCAATCCTCGATCACTGACTTGAGTTCCCGCCAGACTGAGATACTTCAAATTCCCAAGTCCTTCCAGATGCTTGAGGCCGGCATCGCTGATTTTTGTTTCTCTCAGTCCGAGTTTTTCAAGCGAAGGAAAACGATTTAACAGCGCAAGCTGTTGGTCAGTGATGGATGAATAAGAACACTCAATCAACTTTATTCGTTGAAAAGGCAGTAGCCTCTCCTCTCCCAGTCTGTCTGTCAGCCAGTCCTGCCAGGACCGGGGTAAGGCACCCAGCAACGCATCCGGCTCAGTAGTCAACTCCACGTTTTGAATAGCTTGCAATTGACGAATTGCCCCACCGGTCTGTACAGCAGAGACTACGAACCAGACCAGACCCGCCACAACCACCAGCCCGATCCCCCGCCAGACCCAACGCAGGTGACTCACGCGCTTCTGGTTGGGTTCGGGTTGGGTCATCGCAGAGATTCCTTCAAAACAACCACTGTTGTCCTTTGCCCGTGGTCGGCGGACGGAACTGTTTAAAGTCCAACGCCGGCAACCGCTCATCCAGACCATGCTTGCGCGCGAAGACCTGAAACAGATTGCCAATCTGCTCAGAGATCTCACCGGTGCCACGAATCCGCGTGCCGAACTCGGCGCTGTTGAGCTTCCCGTCCCGTGTCTGTCGGATCCGGCTGATGACTCGCTCCTTCCGCGTGGGTTGCGTCCGTTCTAACCATTCCAGGAACACCGGCTCCACCGTCAGCGGCAGGCGGAGCATGATATAACTGGCCGAGCGCGCCCCCGCCTCTTTCGCCGCTTGCAGAATCGCAGGGATTTCATGATCGTTCAAGCCGGCAATAATCGGCGAGACCATCACCTTCGTCGGCACTCCCGCCGCCGAGAGCTCGCGAATCGCCCGCAAGCGGGCCGCAGGAATACTGGTGCGGGGTTCCATCTCGCGGGCCAGCTCGGGATCGAGCGTCGTGATCGACAGGCTGACATTCACCAGCGACCGCTGCGCCATCGATTGCAGAATATCCAGATCGCGCACCACGAGCGCATTCTTCGTGACGATTCCCACCGGCTGATTCGCTTCCGACGCGACTTCCAGACATTGTCGCGTCAGCTGGAACTCGCGTTCCGCGGGCTGATAGCAGTCCGTGATGCCGGAAAAAGCAATCAACTCGGGCCGCCAGTCGCTGCGGCTCAGAAAGTCGCGAAACAGCTTCGGCGCATCCCGCTTGACCATGATCTTCGTTTCAAAGTCCAGCCCCGCGTTGTACCCCAGGTATTCATGGAAAGGCCGTGCATAACAGTAACTGCAACCATGCGTACAGCCCCGATATGGATTGACGCTAAAGCGGAAGTTGAGATCGGGCGAATCATTCTCTGTCACGATCGACTTCGACTGATCGTCCAGGTATTCAATCCGTCGGGGCCGGGAGAGATATTCGTCATCCCATTCCAGCTGCTCCAGATCCGGCTCGGTGTATATCGACTCAAACCGGTTGGGGGGATTGATGTGAGAACCGTGCCGCATGACTCGCTCGAATCAACAAAGAAACAAAACACCTGACACTTTGTTTATAGGCGATTCACAGGCAGGAGGGAAGGATCTTTTTCAAAGATGCAAAATTGACGACGTTTAGCTCCATAAAGTTACGACTGCTCCCGCTCACTCATCCATCTTACGACAGGGTAGAAACACGTCGAACGAGGCACCGCTCTCCGACTTTGGGCTGAAGCAGATTTTGCCCCCCGAAGCCTCCACCAGCGAGCGACTGAGCGAAAGACCGATTCCCAGCCCCCCCTCTTTTGTGGTTGTAAACGGCGTAAACAGCTGCCCGACAAAATCGTCAGGCACTCCGGGACCGGTATCAGAAACAGTAACCCGCACCATGAATTCGCCAGCCGGCGCAACTTCAATCGTCAACTTGCGTGATACAGGCATCTCGGACATCGCGTCCATCGCATTCAGAAACAGGTTCGAAAGTACCTGCTCAATCTGCACCCGGTCCGCATAGACCACTGACATTCGGGATTCGCTCAACAGCTGCACATTGATCTGTTTCTGACGCAATTCATATTCAATCAACTGCAGGGTACTGCGGATACTGTCCAGAATGCTAAACCGCATCAGTTCCTGCGGGCGTTTTTCGGCCATCGACTTCAATCGGCGGACAATATTCCCCGATCGGTGGGAGAGTGCTTCGATCCGTTGCACCAGATCCGAAACATCCTGCCCCAGCTCCATCCGTGTTTTCATGGCAGAACTGTAATTCGCCATCGCCGTCAGCGGTTGATTCAGCTCATGGGAAATTCCAGCCATCAATTCCCCCATGATCGCCAGCCGCGAAGCATGCGCCAGACTGTCACGGTATTCCTGCATCTTGCTGGAGGCCATTTGCCGTTCCGTAATATCCTGCACGGTCCCATGCATGCTGATGACGTTGCCCCTGGTATCTTTTTTCACGGCGCCCCGTTCGTGTACATAACGCACCTCCCCGTCAGGACGGATGATCCGATGTTCGATACTGTAGGGCAGATCATTTAAAATCGACTGCTCCACAACTCGTTCCAACAGTCCCCGATCCTCCGGATGGATTGTCTCGAGAAAGGACGGATAAGTGGGTCGAAATGTGTCCGAGGGAAGAGCAAAAATCCGGAAGACTTCCTCCGACCACCAGAGTGAGTCGTCCGCAACGTCCCATTCCCAACTGCCGATATGCGCAAGTCGTTGTGCTTCGGACAGTTTATCATGCGTCTTGTTGAGTTCGATTTCAGACATTTTCTGTTCGCTGATATCTTCAACAATGATCAGAATCTCATCCTGCAGGTAAGGCTGCACCCGGGCCCGACACCAGCGCTGCTGACCGTCTACCGTCAGTGGATATTCAAACGACGCCCGTTTCCTGTCTGCCTGCACCCGTTGAATCGCTTCGGTAAACGGCAACCTGATTTCTTCGAGAAGCAGTTCCTTGAGCTTACTACCTGACGACAGATCCCTGTTGGAAAATAGATACTCCCGATGTCTGCCATTAAAGTTAACGATCTCTCCCTCGTGGTTGATTA
This DNA window, taken from Gimesia sp., encodes the following:
- a CDS encoding PA0069 family radical SAM protein — its product is MRHGSHINPPNRFESIYTEPDLEQLEWDDEYLSRPRRIEYLDDQSKSIVTENDSPDLNFRFSVNPYRGCTHGCSYCYARPFHEYLGYNAGLDFETKIMVKRDAPKLFRDFLSRSDWRPELIAFSGITDCYQPAEREFQLTRQCLEVASEANQPVGIVTKNALVVRDLDILQSMAQRSLVNVSLSITTLDPELAREMEPRTSIPAARLRAIRELSAAGVPTKVMVSPIIAGLNDHEIPAILQAAKEAGARSASYIMLRLPLTVEPVFLEWLERTQPTRKERVISRIRQTRDGKLNSAEFGTRIRGTGEISEQIGNLFQVFARKHGLDERLPALDFKQFRPPTTGKGQQWLF
- a CDS encoding exo-alpha-sialidase, with the protein product MSARLHVATRKGLFHLKRHSGQWSIGRHDFEGAHVSMSLHDPRNGMTYAALNHGHFGVKLHRSSDQGANWEELTPPAYPEGAVKGADPFTANGEPKPASLNEIWALETGGRDQPDRLWCGTIPGGLFRSDDAGTSWQLVESLWNAPERMQWFGGGKDDPGIHSICVHPKNSQQVAVAISCGGVWVTQDDGATWNCQTTGMFAEYMPPEQADNPNVQDPHRMVQSPSRPDTCWVQHHNGVFRTTDGIQSWHAIEGIQPSKFGFAVAVHPQRPDTAWFVPAVKDENRVPVGGKFVIARTTDGGQTSQVLTKGLPTGKSYDIVYRHALDVDDSGDVLAVGSTTGNLWISEDGGDSWQTISSNLPPIYCVRFAKA
- a CDS encoding MoaD/ThiS family protein, with protein sequence MARVCFTPNLERHLACAAAEVSGTSVREALDQVFENQQQLRGYVLDDQNRLRQHMVIFIDGKTIVDRVHLSDAVSPDSEIYVMQALSGG
- a CDS encoding redoxin domain-containing protein, translated to MSLILPASLQRYFLSLTTAAGLFCFSAEPVLSADKTEAKKEKSAETESTAKDSAESDDVLAGHSYHGEVFNEGPRRAAYLMGGTGDVHFDVTVKNPEAQKFLDQGLGQLHGFWYLEAERSFRHAANLDKDCAMAFWGAAMCNLKNEKRAKGFIEEANKRLDKITPREKKYIKALEDYINADKKKSKERNEAYTKALEDLIIEYPDDLEAKAFLAVHLYQSRSASTSYVAAEALLQDIFAKNPMHPAHHYRIHLWDHRKPEMALTSAANCGQSSPGIAHMWHMPGHIYSRLKRYQDAVWQQEASARVDHAHMMRDAVMPDQIHNYAHNNEWLIRNLIFIGRVHDAVDLAKNMISLPQHPKYNTLKKRGSAKYGRMRLLQVLRTYELWDDIIALSQTPYLEPTEEEDEQLNRLRYLGLAYFQSGRAAEGDQVIAQLQKRLETLETEKTKAEADAEQKVKNPEKADDKQTDEKSEPKTDEKKDAKKDEKADSKKKTAPTEKDIKAAKEKAGKPFVARIKKVQKHIDALQGHQAIAAGDFKKGHELLKKAGGADDVYLIVVQWKSGDAEKAEKALRKLIGSHKNEVQPQATLVELLWQSGKKEEAKKEFDKLRKLSATIDLDVPLFTRLAPVAEAAGYAGDWRIENKMASDVGDRPDLKTLGPFRWEPSPAPTWQLKDAKGQLRSSDEFKGKPHVLIFYLGYSCLHCAQQLQAFAPMVKEFEQAGFPLMAISTDDQEGLKTSIKNYDKGDLPIPLFSNSKLDVFKSFHVYDDFEKQPLHGTFIIDAKGNVVWQDISYEPFMDPEFVLKEAKRLLPQHGGKEELSAVSGK